tgttgctgtggacttgctgatattttatatattattttttgtgttatttaGCATTATTAGAGATTTAAtcgtttattatttttattttttttttattttttctaggACTGTACTTTTAACAAGTTGAAATCGGACACAGCGCTCAAAGTCTCATTCCAAGGAAACATGAGGATTTATGGTGATAATAAGTGTAATCGCTGGTATTTCAAGCTCAATGGAAATGAATGCAGTGGACCAATGACGATTGAGGCTGTTGTTTACAACGACTGGTCATCAGGGAACCCTAATCTGCATCATCATCGGTCATTCGAGGGGTACTGTGAAAATATCTCACAAGGGGCGGTTAGAGTGGAATTATGGGTAGGACAGTGTAGTGGCCAAACCCTGGGTGATGCTCACACCGGCTGGAATTCAGTGTCCCGGATAATGATAGAAGAAGTATCTAGGCCCCAGTCCTAATAAGGACGTCTCCCTCCTTTCCGTGGTTTccaaaagaagtttaaaaaagtttagcTTTCCAAGTACCTTTTTTCGTGCGAGGACTGAATTTTGTGTGAGTGTGTGTTAAGAAAACCATATACAAATATAGACTGAAAATGTAACGCGTGTAGAGGCAATTTAATTTGGCGTAAGCTTCGCCGGCTAGAGAGTATTTGCCAGCCAAACGt
The sequence above is a segment of the Porites lutea chromosome 3, jaPorLute2.1, whole genome shotgun sequence genome. Coding sequences within it:
- the LOC140930823 gene encoding collagen triple helix repeat-containing protein 1-like, which encodes MPGMPGVPGPQGPQGKEGPKGQIGDKGSQGVQGPRGDRGREGSTGKSGPPGIMGIKGEPGLVGIKGEPGIVGNQGRKGDKGEKGESAKASQVSVVPQSNWKQCVWKSGTEKDNGKIKDCTFNKLKSDTALKVSFQGNMRIYGDNKCNRWYFKLNGNECSGPMTIEAVVYNDWSSGNPNLHHHRSFEGYCENISQGAVRVELWVGQCSGQTLGDAHTGWNSVSRIMIEEVSRPQS